GCGATTAAGTGAGGTAAGGGAAGCTGCTTTAGCTCACTTCAATATGAGGCATATTTTAACACTGAAGGATTTTAATCGATGGAGCCCTCGGGAAAGAGTGTTGCAGGAAACGTACAATCGTATATTACAACCTCATTTTATGGAAGGTGACATTCAGGAACAATTAAGACATGCTAATATCGCTCATGAAGAGTGGCTGACTGATGTGCTAGTCCCCAGAATGCAAACCGCTTTGATGCTTCATCTTGCTGCGCGATTAATTACCGATTATCGAGTGGATACCGAAGAGGTAAACACCCTCGCACAAAAATTATTTCATGATATCATGGATGCAGACCTAAGCTATTCGCTCATAATCGATTGGTCAAAAATTTCTGAGTCACTTAATGAGAAAGAACTACATCAAAATTGTATTAATAAGGCTCAAAAAAGAATACAACAATTACACCCTACTTTAAGCACGGACAGCATTGAATACGAATCCAAATTCGAATCTTTTTTAATAATGGAAAAAAATAAAGTTCAAAAACAACTGGTCAATAAAAAAATGTCCATGTTTTTGGATAAGAACTTAGACCCTTTTGCGCAAAAGTATAAACTGGAGAAAAAATCCGTTTATTCATTGAGTGATAATCGTGATTTTGTTTTTTTGGGCCCAGCAGCGAGCGGTAAAAGTACTATCTCCAATCTGTATATTACTAAAGAAAACCGAAAGGATTATGTGTCCTTGGCTACAGATGATTATCGAGGTATATTTCTACCATTTACAGAAGATTTTGAAAAACAGGAAACAGAACAGGCCTTTATTCGCACCCAAGACAGCGCCTACTTAATTAGTGAGCTTGTAGAAGAACGTATATTAGCTCAAAAAGACAAACGACCCAATGTAATTATTGATGGCGTGACCTATAAATCCTCACAAAAGGCTTTAGTAGAAAAAAATAATAATTCTGTTGTAGTTTGTGCTTGTTTAGATGATGTTTCCCAAGTTGTTAAACGCTCTTATGATCGAGCAAAACAAGAAGAAAGCGGTTCAGCAGATAAAGGAAGATATGTTAACACAACCAGCTTACTCCATATGCACAAAACCGCAAGTCTCAATTTAGTAATGGGTTGCACCCCCAATTCTACCATTGCTTTTTATAATACTAATGTACCCCGTGGCGTAACTCCTCCTTTGATTGCTACTGTAGATACACATGGAGAAAAGACACTCACAATTCATCATGATCAAGGTTCTTTGATGTATTTAGCTTCTTTTTTCAATAAAGCACGAGTTAACGTTAGAGCTAAAAACGATCAACATCTTTTTTTAGATAGATTAAAACAACCTGAATTTCAGATAGATTCATTATTTGCTGTCATGGATCATGGCTTTAAAATTGTCCTACAAGGTGAAAATAAATTGCCTTGTTTAGTGGTCAAAAAAGAACCCATGGGTCAGATCAGGATGGAAATTCTTGACCCCGAACAACTCAAACATAAAATTGAAGAAAATAAAACCGAGAAAACCTTGTTGCAAATGCTTATATTGTATGGGCAACTTGGAACTTTGAAAACAGTTCAAAAAGAGTGTTTGATTCATGAAAACATTGATTTGATGGTCGAACATATCATCTCTGAATCCGAAACCAAACAGATAAAAACCCATTCAACGGAATTCATTTAATAAACAATTTGCAACTATAATGTATAGAGTGCAAAGTTAATGCGATATAATTCGGTCTTTTTAGATCAGGAGGAACCATGAACACTCGTTTGCTGAAAAAAATCACACGAGAGAGAAATAAAGTAGAACAATTTATCGATCATACGCGGGAACTCTTTGCAAAAACTCCGGATATCTCCGAGAGAACAAATCGTCTTGATGTATTTGATACCTTATTACTCTTAGCAACCTATGCAAAAGCTGAAGAGCTTGAAAATGAATTTCAATGTGTATTGCCCAATAATGAAAATGTAAATTCCATCGTGTACTTGAAAGAACATCTTCGAGAAATCAATGGCTTTTGTCAAAGTACCCATAGCGATGAGCATGAAGTGTATAAAGATTTGTTCACTGACCTTGCTTCAGAAAAAAAACAAGGTGTTCGTGACCTGTTGAGTAAAACAATTACCGAACTTATTTTGGAGAAAACACATACTCCATCCGCGCGATTAACAGTATAAATCTTTCCGTTATACCATTTTGTCCGGAATAATAAGCAATCAATTTTATCTACTTTAATACTGGATTTCTTTCGAAGTTTCCTTCGTTTAAGTACTTGTTTCAACTTGTAAAAAAAAGTTTATTACGTGGAAGCAAACAGTAGCGCCCTAATGAAAAATGGGATAAGATGGGCGCCTGTTGTCCCTCAGGAGAATCATTCTGAGCACTTTTTTTAACGCTACACGAACGGCAGCTGCCGCAATTTATGCGGAATTTAAATTTTATCCTTATTATAATTTAGGTTTTCATCTCGATGCCTTTACAAGCTTTTTCTGTCATGTACTACGCGCTCTATATGACTTCACCGCATTCTTAATCCGTGTGTTAATTACCCCTTTTTTTCTTTTAAATCCCTTTTTTTGGTTCAGTTTACCAGAGCATGTTTTAAATCTAGTTGATGATATAGTCGGTACTGCACTTAGCTTAGTCAGTATTGCCATTCATCCGGTTATTTTTATAATCCGTACCTTGGGTTCCATGTTTCTAGGTTATCATGAAGGAACAGATTATGATTGGGGTGCAGAACCAGAAGAAGAAGCTTTGAACATGGCTATGGCAATCTGGTAACTTTATACTATGCTAAATTATCGTTTAGCAACCTCAACAAAAGTCCCTGTCTTCAAAAAACTCATAATTAATTGTCTTGTTTTTGTGTTATTCATAATAAAAGTATGATTGGAGTTCACGATAACCGGTTCATAGCCTTCTAAACGAGCACACTCAGGGGGAACTTTCGCATCATATCGCCCTGCTATTATTCCTATTTTAATGTTTGGCACAGGCACATGATGAACATATGACGATCGATCTGAACTTAATTCAGATAATGGCTTTATTGGAGAAGTGAGCATGGGAAACATCGTTATAGACAGTTTTGCCAATTTTGATCCTTGATTGGGTGGTGCCAACATAATGAGACTACCTATATTTTTTAATTGTTTTTTGGATAAGGTAGATAATGCTTCTCGGGTAATAATCCCACCAAGACTATGAGTAACAAAATTGATTCGAACACCTGGATTTTTTTCTAATAAGTTTTTAATAAATCGACTTAAATAGCTACCATGTTCTTGAATGCTGTATTTTGGAGAGGGATAACTATAGGAATAAACTTCATAGCCTTGTCGAATTAGATAATTTTTTAGTGGCCACATACTAAGCGAGGTACGCATTAAACCATGGATTAATACAACAATTTCACGATGGGGTTTGAATTGAATAGAAGGAGCTAATGCTCGAGTGGGTTGCTGATGATTAGGTAAAACCGCATATGCTGGAATGATACTCGTCATTCCAATAATAATCATCAGAATAAGTGGAACAAATTGTCGGTTTTTAGAAATGGTCTGTGTCATTATTTCTCTTTATTTATTCTATCCCACACATTCTAATTTAACTTCAGGAGCAGGTTCAAAAAAATTACTGGTTTAAAAGCATTTTATTCATTAAGCGTATGAAGTTTCCTCTCTAATTGCTCTTAAAATTAACTTTTCATTGTTTTTTTCTCTAAATTGATAGATTTTTCACCTATGTTATGGTACATGTTATTTACATTCGTACAGGTATCTTTTAAAAATAAATCATTCTAACAGCCTGTTCAATTTAATAGCTCATCAATAAGTCTCAATTCTATTCAAATTAGGAGTTTTTATGTTGAAAAAAATAATGATGACCAGTCTTTCTCTCATCAACTTATTTGTTTTTCTTCCTGCTTATGCAGATGGAGATATGAGTTGTAAGGTGCAAGTTGCCGTTGCAACACCACCAATACCATTTGATCAAAATGTTGCATTTAATGTAACTTCTAATGAACTTGGATTAAATAAATCGCTTACCCTGATGGGTGGAAAAGGACCTCAATTTATAGACAACATACCTTGTACTCCGGCTCCTTTGACAATCAGTGCAACCGTATACTCGACACCCTATTATGCCTTGCAAACCTCACCCATCGGCCAATGTGTTTTAAAAGCAGGATATGTTGTTTTAAATGGCCCAGAAAACAGTGCTTCTGTGGTTTTTCCCTACGATTTTTATTGCACAAATTAATGAGTGCCTTTTGCCTATATTGTTTGAATATAGGCAAAGCAGTGTGATGCACACCTTTTTGACTAGCTATCATCCCTCTTACAACGCATTCCCCAACTGGCGCCCACACAACTGAATAAAGCACCCAGTAAAAATAACGCGAAGGCAATGTATGCTCCTGAAGCAAGATTTGTCGGAGTTACATTAACCTCTACTATAGCCTCTTTTTGACCATTCTTTGTGGAAGAAGAAATTTTGGTAGTACCTACAGGGGTGGAGATTTGATTCACTGTAATTGGAACTGCCACTACAGTACGAGAAATAGAATTCGTGTAAGTCACTACATATTGACTCAAAAGTCCTATCAAAGCGGCACCCAAGATTAAAGCCATAACCCAAGTAATAAAACCATAAATAATTCCCAAATTATGTTCGGGACAATATAAACGACCTAAATAACCTGCGGCATAACCTGATATCAACGTAGAAATTATCACCCCAATAATGATTCCCAAC
The DNA window shown above is from Legionella sp. PC997 and carries:
- a CDS encoding triacylglycerol lipase, which produces MTQTISKNRQFVPLILMIIIGMTSIIPAYAVLPNHQQPTRALAPSIQFKPHREIVVLIHGLMRTSLSMWPLKNYLIRQGYEVYSYSYPSPKYSIQEHGSYLSRFIKNLLEKNPGVRINFVTHSLGGIITREALSTLSKKQLKNIGSLIMLAPPNQGSKLAKLSITMFPMLTSPIKPLSELSSDRSSYVHHVPVPNIKIGIIAGRYDAKVPPECARLEGYEPVIVNSNHTFIMNNTKTRQLIMSFLKTGTFVEVAKR